The Anastrepha ludens isolate Willacy chromosome X, idAnaLude1.1, whole genome shotgun sequence genome includes a window with the following:
- the LOC128870499 gene encoding uncharacterized protein LOC128870499 encodes MPSDSHNIIIRADKTPAGKHTRRFNSPTIDEVAVVIVGENLQSRDIVLHRRNSDLKRVSETHKSYDALQYPLIFWQGEDGYHFNIKMVNQVTGAETNKKVSAMNFYSYRLMIRQGEVNHILMCQRLFHQFAVGIHTFEPTTATIRRMHSSP; translated from the exons ATGCCATCTGATAGCCATAATATTATCATTCGAGCTGACAAAACACCTGCCGGTAAACACACAAGGAGGTTCAATTCACCTACCATTGATGAAGTGGCTGTTGTCATTGTGGGAGAAAATTTACAATCTAGAGATATTGTGCTTCATCGTCGAAATAGTGATTTAAAACGTGTATCTGAAACACACAAGAGTTATGATGCACTACAATATCCTTTGATCTTCTGGCAGGGGGAAGATGGATACCATTTTAACATCAAAATGGTAAATCAAGTAACAG GTGCTGAAACCAACAAAAAAGTTAGTGCTATGAATTTCTATTCATACAGACTCATGATCCGTCAAGGTGAAGTAAATCATATTTTGATGTGTCAAAGACTTTTTCATCAGTTTGCAGTTGGCATACATACGTTTGAACCAACGACAGCTACGATTAGACGAATGCATTCATCTCCGTGA